A single Anopheles arabiensis isolate DONGOLA chromosome X, AaraD3, whole genome shotgun sequence DNA region contains:
- the LOC120906704 gene encoding mitogen-activated protein kinase kinase kinase 15 isoform X2 — protein sequence MSNLSDISGNTAVPAGAHAGPGRPRMDIAAVIDCEKSACLSHRKAALEEVQQACAAVGANLQLLPFEVLDYHNENNNKLEYFYNADVVVVDLSVQTQQSTLCYLLGVRESFKMKENIVIYNDTQTEATLRMKISCGNYQFLSYRLHENGGAIVTSPLKATGQLEETAGAVAAPSQLAQQPTTLAVALRRLFQDVEIQSKTHLREKFLADLRSLRDQHAGNVEELQRMLRNLRKRLDDPQVLSKDILQTYMLALRDVQDYDAMVQLVDDLQTIPNKQSYINTGHMHYLYAFALNRRNHEGDRERALRTCTKALEKKENHFPDMLCLYGRIYKDIFVESNHTDRESLKNAIIWYRKSFEVQPNEFAGINLATLLVIDGKDFTDSELQHIGMKLNNLIGKKGSLAQIKDYWNVATYFEISVLAENYAKAIQAAECMFKLRPPKWYLKSTIGNITLIDRARKRTEEPAGISIEQQIFQFWMEFFLEATAREPSSMVRFPILILEPQKIYMPSYVSIHMDAEQKSIDISNVCQQHAKGTCLKLHDFNFLASQIKSVSLYKRDERCAYLYVHHNSDDFQMFFPSVQCRQTFYDLILQMTADQGSGFIDLSAAETTADELKYEYDLDDEGQRILLGKGTYGAVYAARDLTTQVKIAVKEVYERNTHDVQPLHEEIKLHSQLRHRNIVQYWGSKSENQYFKIFMEQVPGGSLSALLSSKWGPLKDSETTIAFYSRQILEGLKYLHDQKIVHRDIKGGNVLVNTYSGVVKISDFGTSKRLAGINPATETFTGTLQYMAPEVIDQGVRGYGPAADIWSFGCTVVEMATGKPPFVELGCPQAAMFKVGFYKTHPTIPEELSGMAKNFILRCFEVNVDKRATASELLEDPFLCEKHKKMRPSFSSSSTISGLPHPGASEFSRSVSMPADRHNSKTLTTQESSASCNTPTFSSETEASSIPPLNATIGVQTASRSVTERKNKHSFQLTPIKMPKHGINSIGNLAETPSLEMDSAEQTSTVFQLNRRSSSGGLLSPEIDITTSTASKLPLAGEANESDGFYLLKKDSQRRQTLDKVLCHDVTKICELWLTKIEPDANQELAITRDHLVMLLNGLRKYIAEQRTDTLEQAIAQLKEQPNFNDIAIVQLHLALYAFQNTVITVLRSHNIKPHWMFALENLVKSAVHAGITILSPKLGANLAGNAPNDDEYDEESNELGGQAGPAPPAARAPLVNGRFAPAAARDERDGSAYDCEYDMYDLMAEGGGAGDEDPMDELDDPLTGTSSGHGTLRSMKPRARSHGTDVGPGTPLQKKTRWKTWREQVEALRAENQRLKEYLLESQQSYHGAFRAVLQSGAFARCLTDQLVALMERCLHEHGTGPELGDGEETFGDGGGGRVRRTAQPWNRMPPVGQTATDRPKQCASDWAVATEDGQHVEEADEDEEMGDRRLAEWLQAQGIKRPECQRRILREGFLCDDFLYDLERDDLRRLGLKIGEELRIWNALKRHRRLHPPKRTSADCDAQTPVQPFGHSVHNINNNCLNDHHTAGLDTR from the exons ATGTCGAACCTGAGCGACATATCGGGCAACACGGCGGTACCGGCCGGTGCGCATGCCGGGCCCGGCCGCCCCCGCATGGACATTGCGGCCGTGATCGACTGCGAGAAGAGCGCGTGCCTGAGCCACCGGAAGGCGGCCCTCGAGGAGGTGCAGCAGGCGTGCGCCGCGGTCGGTGCGaacctgcagctgctgccgttCGAGGTGCTCGACTACCACAAcgagaacaacaacaagctcGAGTACTTCTACAACGCGGACGTGGTCGTGGTCGACCTGAGCGTCCAGACGCAGCAGAGCACCCTGTGCTACCTGCTCGGCGTGCGCGAAAGCTTCAAGATGAAGGAAAACATCGTCATCTACAACGACACGCAGACAGAGGCGACGCTGCGCATGAAGATCTCGTGCGGCAACTATCAGTTCCTCTCGTACCGGCTGCACGAGAATGGTGGCGCGATCGTCACCAGCCCGCTCAAGGCGACCGGGCAGCTGGAGGAGACGGCCGGGGCCGTCGCCGCACCGTCCCAGCTCGCCCAGCAGCCGACGACGCTGGCGGTGGCCCTGCGCCGCCTCTTCCAGGACGTCGAGATCCAGTCGAAGACGCACCTGCGCGAAAAGTTCCTCGCCGATCTGCGCAGCCTGCGCGACCAGCACGCGGGCAACGTGGAGGAGCTGCAGCGCATGCTGCGCAACCTGCGCAAGCGGCTGGACGATCCGCAGGTCCTGTCCAAAGACATCCTGCAGACGTACATGCTAGCGCTGCGCGACGTGCAGGATTACGACGCGATGGTGCAGCTGGTGGACGATCTGCAAACGATACCGAACAAGCAGAGCTACATCAACACCGGCCACATGCACTACCTGTACGCGTTTGCGCTGAACCGGCGCAACCACGAGGGTGACCGGGAGCGGGCGCTGCGCACTTGCACCAAGGCGCtggagaagaaggagaacCACTTCCCGGACATGCTGTGCCTGTACGGGCGCATCTACAAGGACATCTTCGTCGAGTCGAACCACACCGACCGGGAGAGCCTGAAGAACGCGATCATCTGGTACCGGAAGTCGTTCGAGGTGCAgccgaacgagttcgccggcATCAATCTCGCCACGCTGCTCGTGATCGACGGGAAGGACTTTACCGACAGCGAGCTGCAGCACATCGGCATGAAGCTGAACAACCTGATCGGGAAGAAGGGTTCGCTCGCGCAGATCAAGGACTACTGGAACGTGGCGACGTACTTCGAGATCTCGGTGCTGGCGGAGAACTACGCGAAAGCGATCCAGGCGGCGGAGTGCATGTTCAAGCTGCGGCCGCCGAAATGGTACCTGAAGTCGACCATCGGCAACATCACGCTGATCGATCGGGCCCGCAAGCGCACGGAGGAGCCGGCGGGCATCAGCATCGAGCAGCAGATCTTCCAGTTCTGGATGGAGTTTTTCCTCGAGGCGACGGCGCGCGAACCGTCCAGCATGGTGCGCTTCCCGATACTGATCCTCGAGCCGCAGAAGATCTACATGCCGAGCTACGTGTCGATCCACATGGACGCGGAGCAGAAGTCGATCGACATCAGCAACGTTTGCCAGCAGCACGCGAAGGGCACCTGCCTGAAGCTGCACGATTTCAACTTTCTCGCGAGCCAAATCAAATCGGTCAGCCTGTACAAGCGGGACGAGCGGTGCGCCTACCTGTACGTGCACCACAACTCGGACGACTTCCAGATGTTCTTCCCGTCGGTCCAGTGCCGGCAGACGTTCTACGACCTGATCCTGCAGATGACCGCCGACCAGGGCTCGGGCTTTATCGATCTGTCCGCGGCCGAGACGACGGCGGACGAGCTGAAGTACGAGTACGACCTGGACGACGAGGGCCAGCGCATCCTGCTCGGCAAGGGCACGTACGGCGCGGTGTACGCGGCCCGCGACCTCACCACGCAGGTCAAGATCGCGGTGAAGGAGGTGTACGAGCGCAACACGCACGACGTCCAGCCGCTGCACGAGGAGATCAAGCTGCACTCGCAGCTGCGCCACCGGAACATCGTCCAGTACTGGGGCTCCAAGTCGGAGAACCAGTACTTCAAAATTTTCATGGAGCAGGTGCCGGGCGGGTCGCTGTCCGCCCTGCTCAGCTCCAAGTGGGGCCCGCTCAAGGACAGCGAGACGACGATCGCGTTCTACTCGCGCCAGATACTGGAGGGGCTCAAGTACCTGCACGACCAGAAGATTGTGCACCGCGACATCAAGGGCGGCAACGTGCTGGTCAACACGTACAGCGGCGTGGTGAAGATATCCGACTTCGGCACGTCCAAGCGGCTGGCCGGCATCAACCCGGCGACGGAAACGTTCACCGGCACGCTCCAGTACATGGCGCCGGAGGTGATCGACCAGGGTGTGCGGGGGTACGGCCCGGCCGCCGACATCTGGTCGTTCGGGTGCACCGTGGTCGAgatggccaccggcaagcCGCCGTTCGTCGAGCTCGGCTGCCCGCAGGCGGCCATGTTTAAGGTCGGCTTCTACAAGACGCACCCGACCATCCCGGAGGAGCTGTCCGGCATGGCGAAAAACTTCATCCTGCGCTGCTTCGAGGTGAACGTGGACAAGCGGGCGACCGCCTCCGAGCTGCTGGAGGATCCGTTCCTCTGCGA GAAACACAAAAAGATGCGCCCctcgttcagcagcagcagcacgatcagCGGACTGCCCCATCCGGGTGCTAGCGAGTTCTCCCGCAGCGTCAGCATGCCCGCCGACCGGCACAACTCGAAAACGCTCACCACGCAGGAAAGCTCGGCCAGCTGCAACACACCCACCTTCAGCTCCGAAACCGA AGCGTCATCGATACCGCCGCTGAACGCTACGATCGGCGTCCAGACGGCAAGCCGGTCGGTGACCGagcggaaaaacaaacattcgttCCAGCTGACGCCGATCAAGATGCCCAAGCACGGCATCAACAGCATCGG AAATCTCGCGGAAACGCCCTCACTGGAGATGGATTCTGCCGAACAGACGTCGACCGTGTTTCAGCTCAATCGGCGCAGCTCCTCCGGAGGTTTACTGTCACCGGAG ATTGATATTACGACGTCGACCGCGAGCAAGCTGCCGCTGGCGGGCGAAGCGAACGAGAGCGACGGCTTCTACCTGCTGAAGAAGGACTCGCAGCGGCGCCAAACGCTCGACAAGGTGCTGTGCCACGACGTCACCAAGATCTGCGAGCTGTGGCTGACCAAGATCGAGCCGGACGCGAACCAGGAGCTGGCGATCACGCGCGATCACCTCGTGATGCTGCTGAACGGGCTGCGCAAGTACATTGCGGAGCAGCGCACCGACACGCTCGAGCAGGCGATCGCGCAGCTGAAGGAGCAGCCGAACTTCAACGACATCGCGATCGTGCAGCTGCATCTCGCGCTGTACGCGTTCCAGAACACGGTCATCACGGTGCTGCGCTCGCACAACATCAAGCCGCACTGGATGTTCGCGCTGGAGAATCTGGTGAAGAGTGCGGTGCACGCGGGCATCACCATCCTGTCGCCGAAGCTCGGCGCCAACCTGGCCGGCAACGCGCCGAACGATGACGAGTACGACGAGGAAAGCAACGAGCTGGGCGGACAGGCGGGCCCAGCGCCGCCGGCCGCCCGTGCGCCCCTGGTGAACGGGCGGTTCGCGCCAGCAGCGGCACGGGACGAGCGGGACGGCTCGGCGTACGACTGCGAGTACGATATGTACGATCTCATGGCGGAGGGCGGGGGCGCCGGCGACGAGGACCCAATGGACGAGCTGGACGATCCGCTCACCGGCACGTCCAGCGGGCACGGTACGCTGCGGAGTATGAAGCCGCGGGCCCGCAGCCACGGCACGGACGTCGGGCCGGGCACGCCGCTGCAGAAGAAAACGCGCTGGAAAACGTGGCGCGAACAGGTCGAGGCACTGAGGGCGGAAAATCAAAGACTGAAGGAGTACCTGCTGGAATCTCAACAATCCTACCACGGTGCGTTCCGCGCGGTGCTGCAGAGCGGGGCGTTCGCCCGCTGCCTTACCGACCAGCTGGTCGCACTGATGGAGCGCTGCCTGCACGAGCACGGCACCGGCCCCGAGCTTGGCGATGGGGAGGAGACGTtcggggatggtggtggtggtagagtACGGCGTACGGCGCAACCCTGGAACCGGATGCCACCGGTCGGGCAGACGGCGACGGATCGACCGAAACAGTGCGCATCGGACTGGGCCGTTGCAACGGAGGATGGGCAGCACGTGGAGGAGGCAGATGAGGACGAGGAGATGGGCGATCGGCGGCTGGCAGAGTGGCTGCAGGCGCAGGGCATCAAGCGCCCGGAGTGCCAGCGGCGGATACTGCGCGAGGGCTTCCTGTGCGACGACTTCCTCTACGATCTGGAGCGGGACGATCTGCGCCGTTTGGGACTGAA GATCGGGGAAGAGCTACGAATCTGGAACGCGCTCAAGCGTCACCGCCGACTGCATCCACCAAAGCGAACGTCCGCCGACTGCGACGCCCAAACGCCCGTTCAGCCGTTCGGCCATTCGGTccacaacatcaacaacaactgctTGAATGACCATCATACCGCCGGGCTCGATACGCGATAG